In Kitasatospora gansuensis, a genomic segment contains:
- a CDS encoding MFS transporter: protein MPTHTLPPVTPAVTGYRDLLRNLEFAGLYAAFGLTAAASTLSGFALATLVGRQTGSPFLTAVSMYGATFAAVLGALTLMSVADGRRPRRTLVLLQCLSLLGVAAQAIPGLPLAGRFGLLLVLGFFQSLGTGTRMGVLAEVVPASGYVMARSLMNITSGGTAVLGFALGAVLLRVLSPQQIFLPAALLTAAGLVVLAATVREHSIRLTRRPGLRQTWRTNAALFADPGKRALLLNLWVPNGLVVGCEALFLSYAPDHAGALLAAGSAGLLVGDLTVGRLLTAARRQRHAYGLRLLLAAPYLLFVLHPPAVVAVLVVFAASVGFAATLPLQEQLLELTPDQVRGQVQGVESAGRMTWQGLGAAIAGGAAQYLGPAVAITAVAVVSLAVTIASRPAVQRARR, encoded by the coding sequence ATGCCTACCCACACCCTTCCGCCCGTGACGCCCGCCGTCACCGGCTACCGTGACCTGCTCCGCAACCTCGAGTTCGCCGGACTGTACGCCGCCTTCGGCCTGACGGCTGCCGCAAGTACCCTGTCGGGCTTCGCCCTTGCGACGCTGGTCGGCCGGCAGACCGGCTCCCCCTTCCTGACCGCCGTCAGCATGTACGGCGCCACCTTCGCCGCCGTGCTCGGGGCGCTGACGCTGATGTCGGTGGCGGACGGACGGCGGCCGCGCCGGACGCTCGTCCTGCTCCAGTGCCTCTCGCTGCTGGGGGTCGCGGCGCAGGCGATCCCAGGGCTGCCGCTGGCCGGCCGGTTCGGTCTGCTGCTGGTGCTCGGGTTCTTCCAGTCGCTGGGGACGGGCACCCGGATGGGGGTGCTCGCCGAGGTGGTGCCGGCTTCCGGCTATGTGATGGCCCGTTCGCTGATGAACATCACCTCGGGCGGTACGGCGGTGCTCGGCTTCGCCCTCGGCGCCGTCCTGCTGCGCGTGCTGAGCCCGCAGCAGATCTTCCTGCCGGCCGCCCTGCTGACCGCCGCCGGACTGGTGGTGCTGGCCGCGACCGTCCGGGAGCACTCGATCCGGCTGACCCGGCGCCCGGGGCTGCGGCAGACCTGGCGCACCAACGCCGCGCTCTTCGCCGACCCCGGGAAGCGGGCCCTGCTGCTGAACCTCTGGGTGCCGAACGGCCTGGTGGTCGGCTGCGAGGCGCTGTTCCTCTCCTACGCGCCGGACCACGCGGGCGCCCTGCTGGCCGCCGGTTCGGCCGGCCTGCTGGTCGGCGACCTGACCGTCGGCCGGCTGCTCACCGCCGCCCGTCGGCAGCGCCACGCGTACGGCCTGCGGCTGCTGCTCGCCGCCCCGTACCTGCTGTTCGTGCTGCACCCGCCGGCCGTGGTCGCGGTGCTCGTGGTGTTCGCCGCGAGTGTCGGGTTCGCGGCCACCCTTCCCCTTCAGGAGCAGCTGCTCGAGCTGACGCCCGATCAGGTGCGCGGCCAGGTCCAGGGGGTCGAGTCGGCGGGCCGGATGACCTGGCAGGGGCTGGGCGCCGCGATCGCGGGCGGCGCCGCCCAGTACCTCGGTCCGGCTGTCGCGATCACCGCCGTCGCGGTGGTCTCACTCGCCGTCACCATCGCCTCCCGCCCGGCCGTGCAGCGGGCCCGCCGTTAG
- a CDS encoding sporulation protein, whose translation MGFKRLLAGLGAGGASVETVLADPNVLPGGTLRGEVRIQGGKVDQTIEGLTLSLQARVEVEGGDSEHHQDIRFQQHRLGGAFELKEGALHAVPFAFQVPFETPVTAVGGQQLRGMVLGVHTELAIDRAVDAGDLDPIAVHPLPVQQGILDAFGQLGFRFKGADLERGQIRNTRQRLPFYQEIEFFAAPQYPGLTQVELSFVADEHAVDVVLEMDKRGGLFTEGSDTFRSFTVTHAEAAGTDWANYLHQWLHSVGGRRGWI comes from the coding sequence ATGGGATTCAAGCGTTTGCTGGCCGGACTCGGTGCCGGGGGCGCCTCGGTCGAGACGGTCCTCGCGGACCCGAACGTGCTGCCCGGTGGCACGCTGCGCGGCGAGGTCCGGATCCAGGGCGGCAAGGTCGACCAGACCATCGAGGGGCTGACCCTCAGTCTCCAGGCCCGGGTCGAGGTGGAGGGCGGCGACAGCGAGCACCACCAGGACATCCGCTTCCAGCAGCACCGCCTCGGCGGCGCGTTCGAACTGAAGGAGGGCGCGCTGCACGCGGTGCCGTTCGCCTTCCAGGTGCCGTTCGAGACGCCGGTGACGGCGGTCGGCGGGCAGCAGCTGCGCGGCATGGTGCTCGGCGTGCACACCGAGCTGGCGATCGACCGGGCGGTCGACGCCGGTGACCTGGACCCGATCGCGGTGCACCCGCTGCCGGTGCAGCAGGGCATCCTGGACGCGTTCGGGCAGCTCGGGTTCCGCTTCAAGGGCGCGGACCTGGAGCGCGGTCAGATCCGCAACACCCGGCAGCGGCTGCCGTTCTACCAGGAGATCGAGTTCTTCGCGGCGCCGCAGTACCCGGGGCTGACCCAGGTCGAGCTGTCGTTCGTCGCGGACGAGCACGCCGTGGACGTGGTGCTGGAGATGGACAAGCGCGGCGGCCTGTTCACCGAAGGCTCCGACACCTTCCGCTCGTTCACCGTGACGCACGCCGAGGCGGCCGGCACCGACTGGGCGAACTACCTGCACCAGTGGCTGCACTCGGTCGGCGGCCGCCGCGGCTGGATCTGA